One genomic segment of Erinaceus europaeus chromosome 18, mEriEur2.1, whole genome shotgun sequence includes these proteins:
- the CSRNP3 gene encoding cysteine/serine-rich nuclear protein 3 isoform X2 codes for MSGILKRKFEEVDGSSPCSSVRESDDEVSSSESADSGDSVNPSTSNHFPPSSILKREKRLRTKNVHFSCVTVYYFTRRQGFTSVPSQGGSTLGMSSRHNSVRQYTLGEFAREQERLHREMLREHLREEKLNSLKLKMTKNGTVESEEASTLTVDDISDDDIDLDNTEVDEYFFLQPLPTKKRRALLRASGVKKIDVEEKHELRAIRLSREDCGCDCRVFCDPETCTCSLAGIKCQVDRMSFPCGCTKEGCSNTAGRIEFNPIRVRTHFLHTIMKLELEKNREQQIPALNGCHGEISAHSSSTGPVAHSVEYSITDNFEIETEPQAAVLHLQSAEELDCQGEEEDDEEEEDGSSFCSGVTDSSTQSLAPSESDEEEEEEEEEEEDDDDEKGDSLVEGLGTHAEVVPLPSVLCYSDGTAIHESHVKNASFYANSSTLYYQIDSHIPGTPNQISENYSERDTVKNGTLSLVPYTMTPEQFVDYARQAEEAYGTSHYPAANPSVIVCCSSSENDSGVPCNSLYPEHRPSHPQVEFHSYLKGPSQEGFVSTLNGDSHISEHPAENPLSLAEKSRLHEECIKSPVVETVPV; via the exons CTTCCTCCATCCTCAAAAGGGAGAAGCGACTGAGGACAAAGAATGTGCATTTTAGTTGTGTCACAGTGTACTACTTCACCCGGAGGCAAGGCTTCACAAGTGTGCCCAGTCAAGGGGGCAGCACTCTGGGCATGTCCAGCCGACATAACAGTGTGCGCCAGTACACTCTGGGGGAATTTGCAAGAGAGCAGGAGCGGCTCCACCGAGAAATGTTGAGAGAACACCTCAGAGAGGAAAAGCTAAACTCTTTAAaactaaag ATGACTAAAAATGGCACAGTGGAATCTGAAGAAGCTAGCACTCTTACTGTGGATGACATTTCTGATGATGACATTGATTTAGACAACACAGAGGTGGATGAATACTTCTTTCTACAGCCCCTGCCAACAAAAAAACGGAGAGCACTGCTGCGGGCTTCTGGAGTAAAAAAGATTGACGTGGAAGAGAAGCATGAGCTCCGAGCCATCCGCCTGTCAAGAGAAGACTGTGGCTGTGACTGCCGTGTGTTCTGTGATCCAGAGACATGTACCTGCAGCCTGGCAGGCATTAAGTGTcag GTGGATCGAATGTCTTTCCCATGTGGCTGCACTAAAGAAGGATGTAGTAACACAGCAGGTAGAATTGAATTTAATCCTATTCGTGTCCGGACTCACTTTTTGCACACAATAATGAAACTTGAACTCGAAAAAAACCGAGAGCAGCAAATCCCCGCTCTGAATGGCTGCCACGGTGAGATAAGTGCTCACAGTAGTTCCACGGGCCCTGTCGCTCACTCTGTAGAATATTCGATCACTGACAATTTTGAGATTGAAACTGAACCCCAGGCTGCAGTGCTGCACCTGCAGTCAGCTGAGGAAttagattgtcaaggagaggaagaggacgacgaggaggaagaggatgggagCAGTTTCTGCAGCGGAGTCACTGATTCTAGCACACAAAGCTTGGCACCTAGTGAGTCtgacgaggaggaggaagaggaagaggaggaagaggaggatgacgATGATGAGAAAGGGGACAGTTTGGTGGAAGGATTGGGTACCCATGCTGAAGTTGTCCCTCTCCCTTCTGTCCTTTGTTATTCTGATGGCACTGCCATTCATGAAAGCCACGTGAAAAATGCTTCTTTTTAtgccaactcttcaactctgtaTTACCAAATAGATAGCCACATTCCAGGAACTCCTAATCAAATCTCTGAGAACTATTCTGAAAGAGATACTGTCAAAAACGGTACCCTTTCGCTGGTGCCTTACACCATGACCCCAGAACAATTTGTGGATTATGCCCGACAAGCAGAAGAGGCCTATGGTACCTCCCACTACCCAGCTGCCAACCCTTCTGTCATTGTTTGTTGCTCCTCTTCAGAAAATGACAGCGGTGTGCCCTGTAACAGTTTATATCCTGAACACAGGCCTAGTCATCCTCAAGTGGAATTTCACTCATACTTGAAAGGCCCCTCCCAAGAAGGGTTTGTCTCCACATTGAATGGTGATAGTCACATTTCAGAGCATCCTGCTGAAAATCCTTTGAGCCTGGCAGAAAAGAGCAGATTGCACGAGGAGTGCATCAAATCGCCTGTAGTTGAAACGGTCCCTGTTTAG